A window of Piliocolobus tephrosceles isolate RC106 chromosome 13, ASM277652v3, whole genome shotgun sequence contains these coding sequences:
- the LOC111555073 gene encoding hypoxia-inducible lipid droplet-associated protein: MKHVLNLYLLGVVLTLLSIFIRVMESLEGLLENPLPGTSWTTRSQLTNTEPTKGLPDHPSRSM; encoded by the coding sequence ATGAAGCATGTGTTGAACCTCTACCTTTTAGGTGTAGTGCTGACGCTACTCTCCATCTTCATTAGAGTGATGGAGTCCCTAGAGGGCTTACTAGAGAACCCATTGCCTGGGACCTCCTGGACCACCAGAAGCCAACTAACCAACACAGAACCCACTAAGGGCCTTCCAGACCATCCATCCAGAAGCATGTGA